One Camelina sativa cultivar DH55 chromosome 3, Cs, whole genome shotgun sequence genomic window carries:
- the LOC104775942 gene encoding non-specific lipid-transfer protein C6-like: MEVVRFAVAVAVFLVVCSVTSSNAATTPTPPSGGAGGDAHALPCIQKLMPCQPYLHSVSPPPPPSCCMPLREIVDSDVMCLCSVFNNVDMLKSLNLTKENALVLPNACGAKADVSQCKNSAGGTTPSSSSTPPATPKTPPASFTGSGSTGDSASSTTKSTSSALAINFAGLISFASAVVATLFF; encoded by the exons atggaggTTGTTAGATTCGCCGTCGCCGTCGCCGTCTTTCTTGTAGTTTGCTCCGTTACGTCTTCTAACGCCGCGACTACACCAACACCACCTAGCGGTGGTGCAGGAGGAGACGCGCACGCATTGCCGTGTATACAGAAACTGATGCCTTGTCAGCCGTATCTTCACTCGGTGAGTCCCCCGCCTCCTCCGTCGTGCTGCATGCCGTTGAGGGAGATCGTCGACAGTGACGTGATGTGTCTCTGCTCCGTCTTCAACAACGTCGATATGCTCAAATCGCTTAACCTCACTAAAGAAAACGCTCTCGTTCTCCCCAACGCTTGTGGCGCCAAAGCTGACGTGTCTCAATGCAAAAACAGCGCCGGTG GTACTACTCCGTCTTCGTCTTCGACACCGCCGGCAACCCCGAAAACTCCTCCGGCATCTTTCACCG GAAGCGGTTCCACCGGAGATTCAGCTTCTTCGACGACCAAATCAACAAGCTCAGCTCTGGCCATCAACTTCGCGGGACTAATTAGCTTTGCATCGGCTGTCGTGGCAACACTCTTCTTCTGA
- the LOC104775943 gene encoding uncharacterized protein LOC104775943, with product MGNTSSCAPLIISSHSPSGVVKILAPFTGTLDVFSKTIKTSDIVSRNSGHFITDSTLLQIGQRVTAVSPDDFLRPRRHLYLLLPTDMLFSVLTHEELALISNKAAETLNESRYNHLKRIFPVCIFPVTGDRRRNSSSVDDDQDDHDGVEIRQTLEEKVLYESKHGSWRPKLETIVES from the coding sequence ATGGGGAACACATCTTCTTGCGCACCATTGATCATATCATCGCACTCACCCTCAGGAGTAGTCAAAATCTTGGCTCCGTTCACGGGAACTCTCGACGTTTTCTCAAAAACCATCAAAACCTCCGACATCGTCTCTCGAAACTCTGGCCACTTTATCACCGACTCAACTCTACTCCAAATCGGCCAACGAGTCACCGCCGTGTCTCCTGACGATTTTTTACGGCCGAGACGACATCTCTACCTCCTCCTCCCGACCGACATGCTCTTCTCTGTCTTAACACACGAAGAACTCGCCCTCATCTCCAACAAAGCCGCGGAGACACTCAACGAAAGCCGGTATAACCATTTGAAGAGAATATTCCCGGTTTGCATCTTTCCGGTGACCggagacagaagaagaaactcatCATCAGTTGATGATGATCAGGATGATCATGATGGTGTGGAAATAAGACAAACCCTAGAAGAGAAGGTGCTATACGAATCGAAACATGGATCTTGGAGGCCCAAATTGGAGACGATCGTGGAAAGCTAA